In Gemmatimonadota bacterium, the sequence GGGTCGCCGCCGATGGCGATGAAGTGCTCCACCCCGACGTAGAGCCCCTCGAGGTTCTCCCGCACCAGGACGATATCCACGTCGCTGAACCGCCCGCCGGGAATGAACGAGCGGGCGGGGCGCAGGTTGGCGAACAGCTCGAATTCCTTGCGGAGCTGGACGTTGACGGACCGGAAGCCGGTGCCCACCGGGGTGGTGAGCGGTCCCTTGAGCGCCAGCTTGCGGTGCCGGATGCTCTCGATGGTGGAATCGGGCAGCGGGGTGCCGGTGGCGTCCACGGCGGCCACGCCGGCCAGCTGCTCGTCCCAGTCAAAGGTGAGGCCGGTGGCCTCGAGCACCTTCACGGTCTCCGCCGTGATCTCGGGGCCGATGCCGTCGCCGGGGATGAGCGTCACGTTGAATGTCATCGGATATCCAGGCCAGCGGGAAGCACGAGTTGCATGGCGCGCGTGAGGGCCTCGGCGGGCGTGGCCCCGGTGCCCCAGGTGACCGTGCGCCAGACCACCTTCCCCGTCCGGGCATCGGCCAGCACCATCGAGACCTCCGCCCGCATGGTGCCGGTGGACTCGGGGAGGAACTGGATCGCGGCGGGCACCAGCGCAAACCGGCCGCCCAGCAGCGCCATCAGGGTGCGGAGCTGGCCGCGCAGCGGGTCGGGGACGTCCTCCAGCTGGCGCGCCCGGAGCAGGGACTGCCCCATGCGGTCGGGGTCGGGGGCCACGGCGGGCGCCCGGTGGGCCACCCGGCGCAGCTCGGCCGGCAGCACCCACTTCACCTCGGGACCGCGGGCCAGCAGCTCGGCGCCGACCAGCGAATCGGCCCACGCGAGCGCGGTGGCCCGGTCGCCGAGCGGCGGCACCCGGCCCAGGGTGTCCCCGGCCAGCACCATGGTCTGGGGCAGCACGGCGATGGACTGACCGGCGAAGATCGCGGCCGCGAAGGGCCGCACCGGCTCCGTCGGATGCTGGGACGCAGGCGACGGCGCGGCGGGCGCGGGCGTCCCCCCGCAGGCGAGGGTCAGCAGCGCGAGGGCGACGAGCGGGGAGAACCGGAACGGACGGCTTGGCACGGGGGGAATTGTAAACCGGCGATGGGGATCGGGGAACGGGCGGGAAGGCGGTCAGGCGGTCAGGCGGAAGGGGGGTAGGGCGGTAGGGCGCTACTCGAGGGAGAGGCCCCCGTCCACCACCAATGTCTGGCCGGTGATGTGGCGCGCCTCGTCCGAGCAGAGGAAGGCGATGACGTGGGCCACGTCCTCGGGCTCGGCCACCCGGCCGAGGACGCTGTGCTTCTGGGCCCGCTCGATGACCTCGCGGGGGAGCATGGACATGCGCTCGGTGCGGATGAAGCCGGGGGCCACGGCATTGACGTTGATGTTGGCCGGGCCGAGCTCCACCGCGGCGGCCCGGGTCAGGCCCTCGAGCGCGGCCTTGCTGGCGGCGTAGTTGGCCACTCCGAAGCCGGGACGCCCGGCCTGGTGGGCGGAGACGCTCACGATCTTGCCGTAGTGCTGCTTGCGGAAGATGGGCGAGACGGTGCGGATGCAGTTGAAGGCACCGGTCACGTTGGTGTCGAGGACCTCGTGCCACGCCTCGTCGGTCATGCGCCAGAGGGCGCCGTCCATCGCGATCCCGGCGTTATTGACCAGGAAGTGCACCGTGCCGAAGCGGTGCACCGTGTCGGCCAGGAAGCGCTCCACCGAGCCGCGGTCGCGGACGTCGCAGCGGGCGGCGTACACCTCGGCGCCCATCGCGGTGCAGGCGGTCTCGGTGAGCAGCGCCTGCT encodes:
- a CDS encoding SDR family oxidoreductase gives rise to the protein MFSAYESYGSGAWEPEQEHTGTTLEQPLPVAVTPGFAGKVAVVTGGATGLGRCIAMEFARQRCKVAFCYVELPGRDVTEQALLTETACTAMGAEVYAARCDVRDRGSVERFLADTVHRFGTVHFLVNNAGIAMDGALWRMTDEAWHEVLDTNVTGAFNCIRTVSPIFRKQHYGKIVSVSAHQAGRPGFGVANYAASKAALEGLTRAAAVELGPANINVNAVAPGFIRTERMSMLPREVIERAQKHSVLGRVAEPEDVAHVIAFLCSDEARHITGQTLVVDGGLSLE